One region of Trichoderma breve strain T069 chromosome 7 map unlocalized scaffold00007, whole genome shotgun sequence genomic DNA includes:
- a CDS encoding f-box domain-containing protein — MANTRLVRYRPRRREPARAPGEIFQMEHSYLDMTPRTGSCAIANIPPEILLTIMDHLPMPFRLSLALTCKGFYNTFRILTSSKPDEMETSSMLYILQRDIPNVYFCFRCHKLCPLNQDRNWEGQNDHGCGKSGLFGDWDLVHKHIPKQQIPLLWHPVLKEAHLDFMEAYLVMDSHFYGESHGLPLSTLERHSKFEKFIILNRTTINDRDDWNDDLRKSLKVSKACKQTVFDVRPQGSKAKAFQAPWRFSFDSIPKIIDNELYIARTHTVEGPMVGWEHLARLLESIHLPICRHLRCITETYSYCHIIISRSHNNRSICQKDWNHDHHFQQSGSCQYCYTDYDISLQRDNDKKEWRLKICTYHYLGACRSPADLLWDYLVRDVCGPLNPLYWEMKHRHLDMDLGKARRRWHEGDEGDSS; from the coding sequence ATGGCAAACACTCGACTTGTACGGTATAGACCTCGGCGACGAGAGCCGGCACGGGCACCTGGAGAGATTTTCCAGATGGAGCACTCTTATCTCGATATGACGCCGAGGACAGGGTCATGTGCCATCGCAAACATCCCACCGGAGATTTTACTTACGATAATGGACCATCTCCCAATGCCTTTCCGCCTTTCTCTGGCACTTACCTGCAAGGGCTTTTACAATACTTTCCGTATTCTAACATCAAGCAAACCCGACGAAATGGAAACTTCATCAATGTTGTATATCTTGCAGAGAGATATACCCAACGTATATTTCTGTTTTCGGTGCCACAAGTTGTGTCCTTTAAACCAGGATCGGAACTGGGAGGGCCAAAATGACCATGGATGCGGCAAGTCGGGTTTGTTTGGCGACTGGGACTTGGTCCACAAACATATTCCCAAGCAGCAGATTCCATTACTCTGGCATCCCGTTCTCAAAGAGGCACACCTTGATTTCATGGAAGCATACTTGGTAATGGACAGCCACTTTTATGGCGAGTCTCATGGACTTCCCCTTTCGACACTCGAGCGACACTCAAAGTTCGAAAAGTTCATCATATTGAACAGGACTACTATCAATGATCGAGACGACTGGAATGATGACCTGAGAAAGAGTTTGAAGGTATCAAAAGCCTGCAAACAGACTGTCTTTGATGTCAGACCACAGGGATCCAAAGCAAAGGCTTTTCAAGCCCCCTGGAGGTTTTCCTTTGACTCCATCCCCAAGATTATCGACAATGAGCTCTACATCGCTAGAACTCATACAGTTGAAGGGCCAATGGTGGGCTGGGAGCACTTGGCGAGACTCTTGGAAAGCATTCACCTGCCCATTTGTCGCCACCTGAGGTGCATTACGGAAACGTACTCATATTGCCATATTATCATCAGTCGAAGCCACAACAATCGGAGTATCTGCCAAAAAGACTGGAATCATGATCACCATTTCCAGCAAAGCGGTTCATGTCAGTACTGCTACACCGATTATGATATCTCGCTTCAAAGAGACAACGACAAGAAAGAGTGGAGATTGAAGATCTGCACATACCACTACCTCGGAGCCTGTCGCTCCCCAGCCGACCTCCTTTGGGATTATCTTGTTCGAGATGTGTGTGGGCCACTGAATCCTTTATACTGGGAAATGAAGCATCGGCATCTGGATATGGATCTTGGGAAGGCGCGGCGAAGGTGGCATGAGGGCGATGAGGGAGACTCTTCCTAG
- a CDS encoding heterokaryon incompatibility protein (HET) domain-containing protein — MVCDLPKTIRDAITVTRATEVRYLWVDALCIIQPDNDNFLGDWNTEAAQMGSYYSNALFCISALCTSDSSDGFLRERHSARYPWRKEECIQHEENFFSIIPSKGLNDIKIRHMPLMERAWALQERILSTRRLHWSGIGLLWECDSGLFQENQPLRNLRQQHNENYIGARTDNFIREVLIQYSDMQLTKPTDRLAAIHGVARRLSLQHNVEYFGGIFKGFYSRALLWECTKIGHEEDGFIRKDFPSWSWASAVKFGYDRNYFLGKSSSRIKDLIRYANPGQPTSLDEIIDFRDRSKRKLALRAPLISMKLEPQEPIQPEISTSYNDFYRTIDGPIWKGQKIYCHMDCKMKSPEPSAVTLLICYGDFGQGMRTAPDNTVPYKGLILRISEEDGPGAFVRLGHFRVYIPWSEEEEEGGYLNDWETDVYLF; from the exons ATGGTATGCGACTTGCCAAAAACAATTCGCGACGCTATTACAGTTACAAGGGCCACGGAGGTCCGATATCTCTGGGTTGATGCACTATGCATCATCCAACCAGACAACGACAACTTTCTTGGCGACTGGAATACTGAAGCAGCCCAAATGGGCAGCTACTATTCTAATGCTCTATTCTGCATCTCAGCTCTTTGCACATCAGATAGCTCAGACGGATTTCTTCGAGAGAGGCACTCTGCTCGATACCcatggagaaaagaggagtGCATCCAGCATGAGGAAAACTTTTTTTCCATCATACCATCTAAAGGACTAAATGATATCAAAATCAGACATATGCCATTGATGGAACGCGCTTGGGCTCTACAAGAAAGAATTTTATCAACTCGAAGATTACACTGGAGTGGGATCGGTCTGTTGTGGGAGTGTGACAGTGGCCTGTTCCAAGAGAATCAGCCTCTTCGGAATCTGCGCCAGCAGCATAATGAGAATTATATTGGTGCAAGAACCGATAATTTCATACGAGAGGTCTTGA TTCAATACTCGGACATGCAGTTGACAAAACCAACAGACCGTCTCGCTGCCATCCATGGAGTTGCCCGTCGTCTCTCATTACAACACAATGTGGAATACTTTGGTGGAATCTTCAAGGGATTTTATTcaagagctcttctttgGGAATGTACGAAGATCggacatgaagaagatggcttcattcGAAAGGATTTTCCTAGCTGGTCTTGGGCTTCAGCTGTCAAGTTCGGTTACGACCGCAACTACTTTTTAGGAAAATCTTCTTCGAGGATCAAAGATCTCATTCGATATGCCAATCCGGGACAGCCTACAtctcttgatgaaatcaTAGACTTTAGAGACCGTTCTAAGCGAAAGCTTGCGTTGAGAGCTCCTTTGATTTCGATGAAACTAGAACCGCAAGAACCCATTCAGCCAGAAATTTCGACATCATATAATGATTTTTATCGGACCATCGACGGTCCAATCTGGAAAGGACAGAAAATCTACTGCCATATGGATTGTAAGATGAAATCTCCGGAACCATCGGCAGTGACTCTCCTCATATGTTATGGAGACTTTGGACAAGGGATGAGAACCGCACCAGACAATACAGTCCCTTACAAGGGTCTAATATTGAGAATATCGGAGGAAGACGGGCCTGGTGCGTTCGTGCGACTAGGTCATTTTAGGGTTTACATTCCTTGgtcggaggaggaggaggagggaggctATCTTAATGACTGGGAGACAGAcgtttatttattttaa